In Thiovibrio frasassiensis, one DNA window encodes the following:
- a CDS encoding OmpA family protein — translation MKKIVGFLCLLLSVFFWAAPSWALDALEVQALRQKAQVSFQPMEEGKVLVSVQDKGGEAILNLKKEDFSIKQGIKTAKILSVEDVQEQRNIGLNIVLVVDNSYSMEQRKAVEPLLAAMNSFLTLVRPIDNVHVVTFVDPGSKEPRVSTRTFQANEVSALGQALRSSFFPATTDGTYLYDSMQKGLEIIGQMPADSQKFMLVFSDGEDINSQVKGAEVALAAKGVQNFSAFAVDYMDKPGLDPFLTTFAQGHNGMIRKATSASDFLPILKKFSTTIFHRYVVTYRFLNPPAGTLVSVPPVVNIEEITVVDSSPMLNHVYFDTGKSRIPERYVALSGPEATAGFAEEKLKDTMEKHHQVLNVIGKRLLAKPEARITLVGCNSNTGVERGKVGLAKSRAEAVAAYLKGIWGIDPSRMEIKARNLPLVPSSSRVPEGIVENQRVEILASDPAILDTIKSSYVQEQSDTKELRLTPSLQAEVGIEHWQLKLLGAEKVLGTQEGTGDLPAEVVFALAPLGLHNLAQLGQLRADLSVKDKEGNTFSTTTPIAINFLRREERSAQKTGNKVIEKYGLILFDFDRAEVKDRNQVIVNRVLARVAELKGVAMDIAGHTDSIGKEKYNIDLSGRRAKAVYDTTLKSGIAAAAQINHVGNGPNNPPYDNSLPEGRSLNRTVIINLQYTE, via the coding sequence ATGAAAAAAATCGTCGGTTTTCTTTGTTTGTTGCTGTCTGTTTTTTTCTGGGCGGCACCGAGCTGGGCCCTCGATGCGCTTGAGGTGCAGGCTTTGCGCCAGAAAGCACAGGTGAGCTTCCAGCCCATGGAGGAGGGCAAGGTGCTGGTTTCCGTTCAGGATAAGGGCGGGGAGGCGATCCTGAACTTGAAGAAAGAGGATTTTTCCATCAAGCAAGGCATTAAAACAGCGAAGATCCTCTCGGTGGAAGATGTCCAGGAGCAACGGAACATCGGCCTCAATATCGTGCTGGTGGTGGATAACTCCTATTCCATGGAGCAGCGCAAGGCGGTGGAACCCCTGCTGGCCGCCATGAACAGCTTCCTTACCCTTGTCCGGCCCATCGATAATGTCCATGTGGTCACCTTTGTCGATCCGGGTTCGAAAGAGCCCCGCGTTTCCACCCGGACCTTTCAGGCCAACGAGGTATCGGCCTTGGGGCAAGCGCTTCGAAGCAGTTTTTTCCCTGCCACCACCGACGGTACCTATCTCTATGACAGCATGCAGAAGGGGTTGGAGATCATCGGCCAAATGCCTGCGGACAGCCAGAAGTTCATGCTCGTTTTTTCCGACGGGGAAGACATCAACAGTCAGGTAAAAGGAGCGGAGGTCGCCCTGGCAGCCAAGGGCGTGCAAAACTTTTCCGCCTTTGCCGTGGATTATATGGATAAACCCGGCCTGGATCCCTTTCTGACCACCTTTGCCCAGGGCCATAACGGCATGATCCGCAAGGCCACCTCGGCCAGCGATTTCCTGCCCATTCTCAAGAAGTTTTCCACCACCATCTTTCATCGTTACGTGGTCACCTACCGCTTTCTCAACCCACCAGCCGGTACCCTGGTGAGCGTTCCTCCTGTCGTGAACATCGAGGAGATCACGGTGGTGGACAGCTCGCCCATGCTGAATCATGTCTATTTTGATACGGGCAAAAGCCGCATCCCCGAGCGATACGTGGCCTTGTCCGGTCCGGAAGCCACTGCGGGTTTTGCCGAGGAGAAACTCAAAGACACCATGGAGAAACATCACCAGGTCTTGAATGTGATCGGCAAGCGGTTGCTGGCCAAGCCGGAGGCCCGGATAACCCTGGTGGGCTGCAATTCCAATACCGGCGTGGAACGGGGGAAGGTTGGGTTGGCAAAGAGTAGGGCCGAGGCGGTTGCTGCCTACCTCAAGGGGATCTGGGGCATTGACCCGTCCCGGATGGAAATCAAGGCGCGGAATCTTCCTCTGGTGCCCAGCTCCAGCCGGGTGCCGGAAGGTATTGTGGAAAATCAACGGGTGGAGATCCTCGCCAGTGATCCCGCCATCCTGGACACCATCAAGAGTAGTTACGTGCAGGAGCAAAGCGACACCAAGGAACTTCGGCTCACCCCCTCTCTGCAGGCCGAGGTCGGAATCGAGCATTGGCAGCTCAAGCTGCTGGGTGCGGAGAAGGTCCTCGGTACCCAAGAAGGAACGGGGGATCTGCCGGCAGAGGTGGTCTTTGCCTTGGCACCGCTGGGGCTGCACAACCTTGCCCAACTGGGCCAGCTCAGGGCGGATTTGTCAGTGAAAGATAAGGAGGGTAATACCTTCAGCACCACCACCCCGATCGCCATCAATTTTCTCCGGCGGGAGGAGCGCAGTGCGCAGAAAACCGGGAATAAGGTGATCGAAAAATATGGTCTGATCCTCTTTGATTTCGACCGGGCGGAGGTGAAGGATCGCAATCAGGTCATCGTCAACCGGGTGCTTGCCAGGGTGGCAGAGCTCAAGGGGGTTGCCATGGATATCGCCGGGCACACCGACAGCATCGGCAAGGAAAAATACAATATCGACCTGTCCGGCCGGCGGGCAAAGGCGGTGTATGATACCACGCTCAAGAGTGGGATCGCCGCTGCCGCCCAGATAAATCATGTGGGCAACGGGCCCAACAACCCACCCTATGACAACAGCCTGCCCGAGGGGAGATCGCTCAACCGGACAGTAATCATCAATCTTCAGTATACGGAGTAG
- a CDS encoding AMP-binding protein — MGDNLSYFRTDGTPPLLEQTIPARFTEIAARFPAQEAVVSRTQGRRLTYRELSEGIKQLARGLMGAGFKKGERIGIWSTNNIEWLLVQLATAQIGAILVNINPAYRCKELAFALQRSEVQGLFLIPSFKSSNYVAMLSELVPELENCPPNALASKAFPFLRRVVLYNPGDPLHIDRPAPGFTLWREILDNATAISETELAARTASLDQHEPINIQYTSGTTGFPKAVVLSHRNILNNAYFSALAMHFTEQDRLCVPVPFYHCFGMVLANLLCLSVGGCLVIACEHFDPGQVLEAVAAEQCTAIHGVPTMFIAELEHPSFGKLDLSSLRTGIMAGAPCPPALMQRVMRDLHCHEILIGYGETEASPLTHLTTREDSLERRINTVGRNLPHQEVKVVDLTFGHTLPLGEVGEICFRGYHIMAGYYHDPTATDKAIDQEGWLHSGDLGRMDKDGYLQITGRLKEMIIRGGENIYPREIEDYLFTHPKVAGVAVFGVPDDYYGEEIMAWLKPRSGETLGEEEIRSFCRGKIAHYKIPRYIWLVEEFPMTVTGKLQKYKMRELAVARLQEERNEKQ; from the coding sequence ATGGGCGATAATCTCAGCTACTTCCGCACCGATGGTACCCCGCCCCTGCTGGAACAGACGATCCCGGCCCGCTTCACCGAAATCGCGGCCCGCTTTCCCGCCCAGGAGGCGGTGGTTTCCCGCACCCAAGGGAGGCGCTTAACTTACCGGGAGCTCAGCGAGGGAATCAAACAACTGGCACGGGGGCTGATGGGAGCTGGCTTTAAAAAGGGGGAGCGGATCGGCATCTGGTCCACCAACAACATCGAGTGGCTTCTGGTGCAGCTTGCCACCGCACAGATCGGCGCCATCCTGGTAAACATCAACCCCGCCTACCGCTGCAAAGAACTGGCCTTTGCCCTGCAACGCTCGGAGGTGCAAGGACTCTTCCTGATCCCCTCCTTCAAAAGCAGCAATTACGTCGCCATGTTGAGCGAGCTGGTCCCCGAACTTGAAAACTGCCCGCCCAATGCCTTGGCCAGCAAGGCCTTTCCCTTTCTCCGCCGGGTGGTGCTCTACAATCCGGGAGACCCGCTGCATATCGACCGGCCGGCCCCGGGCTTCACCCTCTGGCGAGAAATTCTGGACAATGCAACGGCAATAAGCGAAACAGAGCTGGCCGCACGCACCGCCTCCCTCGATCAGCACGAACCCATCAACATCCAATACACCTCCGGCACCACCGGCTTTCCCAAGGCCGTGGTCCTGAGCCACCGCAACATCCTCAACAATGCCTATTTCTCCGCCCTGGCCATGCATTTTACCGAACAGGACCGGCTCTGCGTGCCGGTGCCCTTTTACCACTGCTTCGGCATGGTGCTGGCCAACCTGCTCTGCCTCTCGGTGGGCGGCTGCCTTGTCATCGCCTGTGAGCATTTCGACCCCGGCCAGGTCCTAGAGGCGGTGGCGGCGGAGCAATGCACCGCCATCCACGGGGTACCCACCATGTTCATTGCCGAACTGGAGCATCCCAGCTTTGGCAAACTGGATCTCTCCAGCCTGCGCACCGGGATCATGGCCGGGGCCCCTTGCCCGCCCGCCCTCATGCAGCGGGTGATGCGTGACCTGCACTGCCACGAGATCCTCATCGGCTATGGCGAGACCGAAGCCTCGCCCCTGACCCACCTTACCACCCGGGAAGACAGTCTGGAACGGCGGATCAACACGGTGGGCAGAAATCTCCCCCACCAGGAGGTGAAGGTGGTGGATCTCACCTTCGGCCACACCCTGCCCTTGGGTGAGGTGGGAGAAATCTGCTTTCGCGGCTACCATATCATGGCGGGGTATTATCACGACCCGACAGCGACGGACAAGGCCATTGATCAGGAGGGCTGGCTCCACTCCGGCGACCTGGGCAGGATGGACAAGGACGGATACTTACAGATCACCGGCAGACTCAAGGAGATGATTATCCGGGGCGGGGAGAACATCTACCCCCGAGAGATCGAGGATTACCTCTTCACCCACCCTAAAGTCGCCGGGGTTGCTGTATTCGGAGTGCCGGACGATTATTACGGCGAGGAGATCATGGCCTGGCTCAAACCCCGGAGCGGAGAAACGCTCGGCGAAGAGGAGATCCGCAGCTTCTGCCGGGGCAAGATCGCCCATTACAAGATCCCGCGCTATATCTGGTTGGTGGAGGAGTTCCCCATGACCGTCACCGGCAAGCTCCAGAAGTACAAGATGCGAGAGCTTGCCGTGGCCAGGCTGCAAGAGGAGAGAAACGAAAAACAATAA
- a CDS encoding thiamine pyrophosphate-dependent enzyme has translation MSETTYQRLKDLPAYHILGTGTPMCAGCGGLATLHEVYDILGEKCVIVNAAGCMTLLSVYPCTPFRGSWLYTAMACAPAGAQGVRDGLDILKKKGRLSQEEDLEVVVLTGDGSAYGMGLSATSGAMDRELDFLYLCYDNEGYGNTGQQFSAATPHAARTATSKGSLGYPGYKKDLFAIWAAHRPSYVATVVAAEPLDLARKIEAAGKLSGPRLILALSPCPTGWEYEPSATVEIGKLAVQTGIWPLKEYVDGKVTHTKIPHPRLPVREYLKAQGRFHHLFAPRENRGLIAEIQARVDRYWQEVL, from the coding sequence ATGAGCGAGACGACCTACCAGCGACTCAAAGATCTGCCCGCCTACCACATCCTCGGCACCGGCACCCCCATGTGCGCGGGGTGCGGCGGCCTCGCCACCCTGCACGAGGTCTACGATATCCTGGGCGAAAAATGCGTGATCGTCAATGCCGCCGGCTGCATGACCCTGCTCTCCGTCTACCCCTGCACCCCTTTTCGCGGCTCCTGGCTCTATACCGCCATGGCCTGTGCCCCCGCCGGCGCTCAAGGGGTGCGGGACGGGCTCGATATTCTGAAAAAGAAGGGGAGATTAAGCCAAGAGGAAGACCTAGAGGTGGTGGTGCTCACCGGCGACGGCTCTGCATACGGCATGGGGCTTTCCGCCACATCCGGAGCCATGGACCGCGAGCTGGATTTCCTTTACCTCTGTTACGATAACGAAGGGTACGGCAACACCGGCCAGCAGTTTTCCGCCGCCACCCCGCACGCGGCCCGCACCGCCACCAGCAAGGGATCTCTGGGCTACCCCGGCTACAAGAAGGATCTCTTTGCGATCTGGGCGGCGCACCGTCCAAGCTATGTGGCCACCGTGGTGGCAGCCGAGCCCCTGGACCTTGCCAGAAAGATTGAAGCTGCCGGAAAGCTGTCCGGCCCCCGGTTGATCTTGGCCCTGTCTCCCTGCCCCACCGGCTGGGAGTATGAACCAAGCGCTACGGTGGAGATCGGCAAGCTCGCCGTGCAAACCGGCATCTGGCCGCTCAAGGAGTATGTGGACGGAAAGGTGACCCACACCAAGATCCCGCACCCCAGGCTGCCGGTGCGAGAATACCTCAAGGCGCAGGGCCGGTTCCACCATCTCTTCGCCCCTCGGGAAAACAGGGGATTGATCGCGGAGATTCAGGCCCGGGTAGACCGCTATTGGCAGGAAGTGTTATAA
- a CDS encoding pyruvate synthase translates to MNRKLLTGNGAAAWGARLARIDYLPAFPITPQTEIIETIGNWIDNDALECRMVTMESEHSMLTAAGAAAVTGVRVFTATSSQGLLYATEMLYTVAGWRVPLVLVNVSRGISSPITLEPDHNDVLAMRDCGFLQLHCATCQEVLDNMLIAYRLAEHPLIRLPVLVNLDGFYLSFTREPVQIPSQAEVDRFLPPFSAGSIRFRGGESLSEGVAVLEGSAYSYFRYEAHLASLQGLAVYEELGLEFGELFGRQYTTLECYRSEDAEIVFVMIGSFATKGKEAVDRLREAGAKVGLVRPRLLRPFPVSALRTALAGKKGVAVIDQNLSLGKGGILLTELSSALYGIPGAPPILAGFVGGLGGRNISNEEFFEIHKVVQRGVATGVCPAPQLLYTDEELRALRKMQSVARAAKTNRGGGA, encoded by the coding sequence ATGAACCGCAAACTGCTCACCGGCAACGGGGCTGCGGCCTGGGGAGCGCGGCTGGCCCGCATCGACTATCTGCCCGCCTTTCCCATCACTCCCCAGACCGAGATCATCGAAACCATCGGAAACTGGATCGACAATGATGCGTTGGAATGCCGGATGGTCACCATGGAGTCCGAGCATTCCATGCTCACCGCCGCCGGGGCTGCAGCGGTGACCGGGGTCAGGGTCTTCACCGCCACCTCAAGCCAAGGATTGCTCTATGCCACGGAGATGCTCTACACCGTGGCCGGCTGGCGGGTGCCCCTGGTCCTGGTCAATGTCTCCCGGGGGATCTCCTCGCCCATCACCCTGGAACCCGACCATAACGACGTGCTGGCCATGCGGGATTGCGGCTTTCTCCAGCTCCATTGCGCCACCTGCCAGGAGGTACTGGACAACATGCTCATCGCCTACCGGCTGGCGGAACATCCCCTGATACGGCTGCCGGTCCTGGTCAACCTGGACGGCTTCTACCTCTCCTTTACCCGGGAACCGGTGCAGATCCCCAGCCAGGCTGAAGTGGACCGCTTTCTCCCTCCCTTCAGCGCCGGTTCGATCCGCTTCCGGGGTGGCGAGTCCTTGAGCGAAGGGGTGGCGGTACTGGAGGGCTCGGCCTACTCCTATTTCCGTTATGAGGCGCATCTTGCCTCCCTGCAAGGGCTGGCGGTCTATGAGGAGCTGGGGCTGGAGTTTGGAGAGCTGTTCGGCAGGCAGTACACCACGCTGGAGTGTTACCGGAGCGAGGATGCCGAGATCGTCTTTGTGATGATCGGCTCCTTTGCCACCAAGGGGAAGGAGGCGGTGGACCGGCTGCGCGAGGCCGGGGCAAAGGTGGGGTTGGTGCGCCCCCGGTTGCTCCGGCCCTTCCCGGTTTCGGCCTTACGTACCGCTCTGGCAGGAAAAAAGGGCGTAGCGGTGATAGACCAGAACCTTTCCCTGGGCAAGGGCGGCATCCTGCTGACGGAGCTCTCTTCCGCTCTGTATGGGATCCCAGGGGCGCCCCCCATTCTCGCCGGTTTTGTCGGGGGGTTGGGCGGCAGGAATATCAGCAACGAAGAATTTTTTGAGATCCACAAGGTGGTGCAACGGGGAGTGGCGACCGGAGTGTGCCCAGCCCCGCAGCTGCTCTATACCGATGAGGAGCTGCGCGCCTTGCGCAAGATGCAGAGCGTGGCCCGGGCCGCCAAAACCAATCGGGGAGGGGGAGCATGA
- a CDS encoding 2-oxoacid:acceptor oxidoreductase family protein: protein MYRIRFHGRGGQGMKTAGRILGSTFFLAGFEVQDAPRYGAERRGAPIFAYVRASKTPIFERGIITRPDLIIVADDHLPAIPGAGVLVGAGEQTVFLIHSNEKAALWKERLNLQGQVFTLPVLTDSELRFRGAACAGGAAALLEELNIDLLVEAVQEELAPLGSVLVEANCTIARAAYNALVEHRGAAHEGGPVSATEYTPPNWLTLPCDAPLLSAPAIHAPATSELTQTGLWRSEHPLIDTSRCNRCWWICSTFCPEGAIQVDAARRPHIDYAHCKGCMVCLAQCPTHAITAIPEEEAAAQGESP, encoded by the coding sequence ATGTATCGCATCCGCTTTCACGGCCGCGGCGGCCAGGGGATGAAGACCGCCGGCCGCATCCTCGGCTCTACCTTTTTTCTCGCCGGCTTTGAGGTGCAGGATGCGCCGCGTTACGGCGCGGAACGCCGGGGCGCGCCGATCTTTGCCTATGTCCGCGCAAGCAAAACCCCCATCTTCGAACGCGGCATCATCACCCGTCCCGACCTGATCATTGTCGCCGACGATCATCTCCCGGCCATCCCCGGCGCAGGCGTGCTTGTCGGCGCCGGGGAGCAGACGGTCTTCCTCATCCACAGCAACGAAAAAGCGGCACTTTGGAAGGAACGCCTCAACCTGCAAGGCCAGGTCTTCACCCTGCCGGTCTTAACCGACTCCGAACTGCGTTTTCGTGGCGCGGCTTGCGCCGGTGGTGCCGCGGCCCTGCTTGAAGAGTTGAATATAGATCTGCTTGTCGAGGCGGTACAGGAGGAGCTCGCTCCCCTGGGTTCGGTGCTGGTCGAAGCCAATTGTACCATTGCCCGCGCTGCCTACAATGCCCTGGTCGAGCATCGCGGAGCGGCGCACGAGGGTGGGCCGGTTTCCGCCACAGAGTACACCCCGCCTAATTGGCTGACCCTCCCCTGCGATGCGCCCCTGTTGAGCGCCCCGGCCATCCATGCCCCAGCCACCAGCGAACTAACGCAAACCGGACTCTGGCGCAGCGAACACCCACTGATCGACACCTCCCGCTGCAACCGCTGTTGGTGGATCTGTTCCACCTTCTGCCCGGAAGGCGCCATCCAGGTGGATGCAGCACGGCGGCCGCACATCGATTATGCCCACTGCAAGGGATGCATGGTCTGCCTGGCCCAGTGCCCGACCCATGCCATTACGGCCATACCAGAAGAAGAAGCCGCTGCACAGGGGGAGTCACCATGA
- a CDS encoding Glu/Leu/Phe/Val family dehydrogenase, with protein sequence MEDIFALGDTLGPAKVIHVSQPQLGLQGVLVVDNVACGPAIGGLRMAEDVSTAECARLARAMTLKNAAAGLPHGGGKSVLYGDPKMAPADKEELIRAFAFALRREEDYIFGPDMGTNEECMAWVKDEIGRSVGLPCEVGGIPLDHLGATGWGLSQAVAMAIPYCDFALTGARLVVQGFGAVGKHTARFLAERGVTLVGASDSRGTLHDPAGIKVEELIRIKNQGGSVLDYPTGNKADRDAAIDLECEIWVPAARPDVLHEDNVHRLRTKLVAQGANIPLTLGAEQYLHSKGVLCLPDFIANAGGVICAAMEYHGSSQTEAFRTIAEKIRDNTQQVLVEANQDGILPRQAAINLATRRVERAMTFKRWGIF encoded by the coding sequence ATGGAAGATATTTTTGCTCTCGGGGATACGCTGGGCCCGGCCAAGGTGATTCATGTCTCCCAGCCCCAACTCGGTCTACAAGGCGTGCTGGTGGTGGACAACGTGGCCTGCGGTCCCGCCATCGGCGGCTTGCGCATGGCCGAAGACGTAAGCACCGCCGAGTGCGCCCGCCTGGCCCGGGCCATGACGCTGAAGAACGCGGCCGCAGGTCTGCCGCACGGCGGCGGCAAATCCGTGCTCTATGGCGACCCGAAGATGGCTCCGGCCGACAAGGAAGAGCTGATCCGCGCCTTTGCCTTCGCCCTGCGCCGGGAAGAGGATTATATCTTCGGACCGGACATGGGGACCAACGAAGAGTGCATGGCCTGGGTCAAGGATGAGATCGGCCGCTCGGTCGGCTTGCCCTGCGAGGTAGGCGGCATCCCCCTGGACCACCTCGGCGCCACCGGCTGGGGTTTAAGCCAGGCGGTGGCGATGGCCATTCCCTATTGCGATTTTGCCCTCACCGGCGCCCGCTTGGTGGTGCAAGGCTTCGGAGCGGTGGGCAAGCATACCGCCCGCTTTCTTGCGGAACGGGGGGTGACCCTGGTGGGCGCTTCCGATTCGCGCGGCACCCTCCATGATCCGGCCGGAATCAAGGTTGAGGAGTTGATCCGCATCAAGAATCAAGGCGGCTCGGTTCTTGATTATCCCACCGGCAACAAAGCAGACCGGGATGCGGCCATCGATCTGGAGTGCGAGATCTGGGTGCCGGCTGCCCGGCCCGATGTCTTGCATGAAGACAACGTCCACCGCTTGCGCACCAAACTGGTGGCCCAGGGGGCCAATATCCCCCTGACCCTCGGGGCGGAACAGTATCTCCACAGCAAAGGCGTTCTCTGCCTGCCGGATTTCATCGCCAATGCCGGCGGGGTAATCTGTGCGGCCATGGAGTATCACGGCTCCAGCCAAACCGAGGCCTTCCGCACCATTGCCGAAAAAATCCGCGACAACACCCAGCAGGTCCTGGTGGAAGCCAACCAGGATGGAATCCTGCCCCGACAGGCCGCCATCAATCTGGCCACCCGCCGGGTTGAGCGGGCCATGACCTTTAAACGGTGGGGGATTTTCTAG
- a CDS encoding PilZ domain-containing protein — MADGSEKREAHRALLGTKVSWTADNLHWQEDNSQDVSSTGMMLRTAQQIEPGTMLTLAFKLPNRKFLEPITAEAEVMRAVRRQERQIGVGLRFIVLRSHDSRVVQEFVCRIIGLPLDDVIDSLGDAEDDGYSYQMDRLLCEADERNARLADQQLIKDNARLRKDSFRTWRERGKRIALLALFIFLAFKVKESLVGLNILLPGR; from the coding sequence ATGGCGGACGGCAGTGAAAAACGGGAAGCCCATCGGGCTCTGTTGGGGACCAAGGTCAGCTGGACCGCGGACAATCTCCATTGGCAGGAGGACAACTCTCAGGATGTCAGCTCCACCGGGATGATGCTCCGCACCGCGCAGCAGATCGAGCCGGGGACCATGCTCACGCTTGCCTTCAAGCTGCCCAATCGGAAATTCCTTGAGCCCATTACGGCCGAGGCCGAGGTGATGCGGGCGGTCCGCCGTCAGGAACGGCAGATCGGGGTGGGCTTACGCTTTATCGTCCTCCGGTCCCATGACTCCCGAGTGGTGCAGGAGTTCGTTTGCCGGATCATCGGGTTGCCCCTGGACGATGTTATCGATTCGCTGGGGGATGCCGAGGATGACGGCTATTCGTATCAGATGGATCGTCTGCTTTGCGAGGCGGACGAGAGGAATGCGCGCCTTGCCGATCAGCAGCTGATCAAGGATAATGCCCGACTCCGGAAGGATTCGTTCCGTACCTGGCGCGAACGGGGCAAAAGAATCGCCCTGCTCGCGCTGTTTATCTTCCTCGCCTTCAAGGTGAAGGAGTCACTGGTGGGGCTGAATATTCTGCTGCCTGGGCGTTGA
- a CDS encoding Mut7-C RNAse domain-containing protein, which translates to MIITFWGNLKALVRPQFRTLESIHYELTRAASLKDIVEALGVPHTEVGRLTVAGKEISFAAPGANNDRLDVYPLCPPVDVSIPTLLRPVPLPSVAFAVDMNVGKLATLLRMAGFDTFYHNDIADPDLVALALREQRILLSKDTDLLKRKEVVFGYLVREIYPEDQLAEVVHLFGLKDQLKPLSRCLRCNGMLQPVAKQQIIAQLEPLTKKYYDSFRQCQGCSKIYWPGSHRDRMLLGLKKYADYHDPA; encoded by the coding sequence ATGATCATCACCTTTTGGGGAAACCTGAAAGCGCTGGTGCGGCCGCAATTTCGTACCCTGGAGAGCATTCACTACGAACTCACCCGGGCGGCTTCGCTCAAGGATATTGTCGAGGCCCTGGGAGTTCCCCATACCGAGGTGGGGCGGTTGACCGTTGCTGGGAAGGAGATCTCTTTTGCTGCTCCCGGCGCCAATAATGACAGGTTGGACGTGTACCCTCTCTGCCCCCCGGTGGATGTCTCGATCCCAACCCTGCTTCGGCCAGTACCCTTGCCCTCCGTCGCCTTTGCGGTGGATATGAATGTCGGCAAGCTTGCCACCCTCCTGCGCATGGCAGGGTTTGACACCTTTTACCATAATGATATCGCTGATCCCGATCTGGTCGCGCTTGCCCTGCGGGAACAGCGCATCCTGCTCAGCAAGGATACCGATCTTTTAAAACGCAAAGAGGTGGTCTTCGGCTATCTTGTGCGGGAAATCTATCCGGAAGATCAGTTGGCTGAGGTTGTGCATCTTTTCGGCCTTAAAGATCAATTAAAGCCGTTGAGCCGATGCTTGCGCTGCAACGGGATGTTGCAGCCCGTGGCGAAGCAGCAGATCATTGCGCAACTGGAACCACTCACCAAGAAATATTATGATTCATTCCGCCAGTGCCAGGGGTGCAGCAAGATCTATTGGCCCGGAAGCCATCGGGACAGGATGCTGCTGGGGCTAAAGAAGTACGCTGATTATCACGATCCCGCCTGA
- a CDS encoding BCAM0308 family protein — MDKGQYGRRDRLIQEKRHDTYHERRKLPEPTMCSECNAVFLEGRWAWWEPAVNAHAIVCPACQRIKDNFPAGTLEIRGTFFATHREEITNLIRNLDEQEKKAHPMERLMAISEEKDCTLITTTGIHLARRIGEALHSAYQGELDFTYGDGEKSIRLNWVRE; from the coding sequence ATGGACAAAGGCCAATATGGAAGAAGGGACAGGTTGATTCAGGAAAAGCGGCATGACACCTATCATGAGCGGCGCAAGTTGCCCGAGCCCACAATGTGCAGCGAATGCAATGCCGTGTTTTTGGAAGGCCGCTGGGCGTGGTGGGAACCGGCGGTCAACGCCCATGCCATCGTCTGCCCAGCCTGTCAGCGGATCAAGGATAATTTCCCGGCCGGCACTCTGGAAATCCGGGGCACATTTTTCGCAACCCACCGCGAGGAGATCACCAACCTGATCCGCAACCTTGATGAGCAGGAGAAAAAAGCGCATCCCATGGAGCGGCTCATGGCTATTTCCGAGGAAAAGGACTGCACCCTCATAACGACAACCGGCATCCATCTGGCCCGGCGGATTGGCGAGGCCTTGCACAGCGCCTACCAGGGCGAACTCGATTTCACCTATGGGGACGGGGAAAAAAGTATCCGCCTGAACTGGGTTCGGGAATAA